In Armatimonadota bacterium, the genomic stretch ACCATTGAAGCTAAACATCAGCGGTCGGTCGCCGGGTTCTGCGCCATCCAGCGTGTACGCCATGAAGAAAATTTGTGCTTCGATCGTTCCAAATTGGTCCTTGATCGGGAGCCGACCGGTCGTCACCGTGACATCGCGCAGTTTGCCGCCGATCATCACCTGTTGCTTCGTGACGACGGGCGTTTCTTCGGTGAACGTGAGTTTGGTCACCTTCTCGGGAGTTGTCGGCTTGACTTCTTCGGGCATGATTCACTTATTCTACTGCCGCCATAATAGGGTGTTCATGGATGGCGGGCATATTGGAGTGGATGAGAGTGGTAAAGGCGACTTTTTTGGGCCGTTAGTCGTTGCGGGATGCTATGTTTCGCCCGAAATGGAGCGCGACCTTCCGGATGTGCAGGATTGCAAGAAGATCTCTGACGCAAAAATCCACGCGGTTGCCGAGCAGATCAAGCGAACGTGCCCAAACACGGTCTTGGTCGTCATGCCCAAACGTTACAACGAGATTTATTCGGACCTTAAGAATTTGAACACGCTGCTGGAGTGGGGGCACGCGAAGGTCATCGAAGAAGTGCTCAAGCTTCAACCCGCCAAACTCGCCATCAGCGACCAATTTGCCAAGCCTGCGGGCCTGCGGGAAAAGCTCAAACGAAAAGGGCTGGACATCGTTTTGCGGTCCGAAGTCCGGGCCGAGAGCGACATCGCAGTAGCAGCGGCGAGCGTTTTGGCACGAGCGGAATTCCTGAACCGGTTGGCCGAACTTAGCGATGAGTTCGGCATCAAACTCCCCAAAGGAGCAACCAACGTCATCGGCACGGGCAAGCAGTTCGTGCGCGATTTTGGCCCGGACAAGCTGGGCGAGATCGCGAAGCTACACTTCAAGACCACGCGGCAAGTTCTGAATTCATAATGAGCAAACTATGAGCGCGCCGTTTGACCTAGGAATTTTGGGTGGAGGCCAGTTGGGCCGAATGACGATCCAGGCCGCTCAGCGAATGGGCTTGCGATGCCTCAGCTACGACCCGAGTCCCGAAGCTCCAGCTGGACAAATCGCTCCTTTGGTCAACGGTCCGTTTGATAACCCAGAACTCATGGCCCAGGTCTTCAGCCAGTGCGCCCGGGTGACCATCGAAAACGAGTTCATTCCGGCATCTGCACTCAAAAAGGCGATTCAATTGGCGGGAAGAACGCCGGATTGCTTGGTTCCTGGTCTGGAGGCGATCGCGACTATACAAGACAAATTGCTCCAGCGCCAGAAGCTCATCGCCGCAGGCGTACCCTCGCCAGAGGCAGTACCACTCGATGGTGACGGGACGCTCGCCATCAGCAAGATCGGTTTTCCGATGGTACTCAAGTCCCGATTTGGCGGCTACGATGGCAAGGGAACACGGTTTGTCGAAGACACAGACGAGTTCGATCTCTACCGCAATCTTTGGCAATCGGGCGGTGGTTGGCTGGCTGAGCAGAAAGTGGATTTCAAACGCGAACTTGCCGTGATGGTTGTGGCCGCGCCAAATGGAATTTCGGTGTATCCGACGATGGAAACGCGGCAAGTCAATCACGTCTGCGATACGGTTTCTCCGGTGGATGCTGACGGCTCAGCGGTTGCGATTGCAGCAATCCGGGCGCTCGGCTGTATCGGGCTCTTTGGCGTCGAATTGTTCGAGACTCAATCCGGCGAAATCTTGGTCAACGAAATCGCGCCAAGACCGCACAATTCGGGCCACTACACCTTGGATTGGGGCGGCGCGAGCCAGTTCGAACAGCATGTCCGAATCGCGCTAGGACTGCCTCCCGCGCCGATTGATGGTTATCCGACGAGCATGGCAAATCTGCTTGGGCAAGAAACCCAGATCGACTACCGCGCCGGGCTTGGTGCAGCGTTGATCAAAGACCCAGGCTGCTTTGTGCATTGGTACGGAAAATCGAATCGGCCAGGAAGAAAGGTCGGGCACATCAACGCATCGGGACTGGACTCCCTTAACCGAGTTATTGAGGCAAGAAACACTTTTTATTCGGCTTGGGCACCCAAAGATTCGACCCAAGATAGTTAAACTATCATTAACCATGAAAACGGTTGAATTGAAGATTGTTGGAATGTCGTGCAACGGCTGTGTGAAGCATGCCACCGAGGCGCTCAACGGGGTTGATGGCGTGATCAGCGCGCGAGTTTCGCTTCCAAACAAGGGCGTGGTTTCGATGAACGACGATACAGCGCTGGAAGCGATCATCGAAGCGCTCATCGAAGCGCTCGATCAAGAGGGCTACACCGCCACCCCAGCAGAAGCCAGCTAATCGAGGCGCGCCATCAGCGGGTCGAGCACCGAATCCAGTAGCACCAGACACTCGATGTTGTGGTCGCGCACGATTGCGTTTTCGATGGCGAAATTTAGCGGGAGGAGCCGGGGCAACAAGCCTTCGACATCTTGAAACCACTCGCCATATTCCGCTGCGTGTTCGCTTTGGCTGAACACGGCAAGGCCGGCGAGCTTCCACTCGGGGACGTAATAGCAAGCCTGACGACCATCGGGCGCCTCTAGCACCCAGATCGGATCAGGGAACCCTGCCGCCTCGGGACAAGGCAGCAACCCCCGTGCGATAGACGGACTGCAAAGCCCACCGCTCATGAACCAAGGGACGTTTGAACTGTCCCAAAAGGTTTGGGACCATTGGAACGGGGCGCAATCAGGCGGTGTTGTATACTAGTGAAGACAATTTGGGGGCGAACGGGTTCGACAGGGCTGGT encodes the following:
- the rnhC gene encoding ribonuclease HIII — translated: MDGGHIGVDESGKGDFFGPLVVAGCYVSPEMERDLPDVQDCKKISDAKIHAVAEQIKRTCPNTVLVVMPKRYNEIYSDLKNLNTLLEWGHAKVIEEVLKLQPAKLAISDQFAKPAGLREKLKRKGLDIVLRSEVRAESDIAVAAASVLARAEFLNRLAELSDEFGIKLPKGATNVIGTGKQFVRDFGPDKLGEIAKLHFKTTRQVLNS
- a CDS encoding ATP-grasp domain-containing protein, which translates into the protein MSAPFDLGILGGGQLGRMTIQAAQRMGLRCLSYDPSPEAPAGQIAPLVNGPFDNPELMAQVFSQCARVTIENEFIPASALKKAIQLAGRTPDCLVPGLEAIATIQDKLLQRQKLIAAGVPSPEAVPLDGDGTLAISKIGFPMVLKSRFGGYDGKGTRFVEDTDEFDLYRNLWQSGGGWLAEQKVDFKRELAVMVVAAPNGISVYPTMETRQVNHVCDTVSPVDADGSAVAIAAIRALGCIGLFGVELFETQSGEILVNEIAPRPHNSGHYTLDWGGASQFEQHVRIALGLPPAPIDGYPTSMANLLGQETQIDYRAGLGAALIKDPGCFVHWYGKSNRPGRKVGHINASGLDSLNRVIEARNTFYSAWAPKDSTQDS
- a CDS encoding heavy-metal-associated domain-containing protein, which codes for MKTVELKIVGMSCNGCVKHATEALNGVDGVISARVSLPNKGVVSMNDDTALEAIIEALIEALDQEGYTATPAEAS